AGAATAGGGCGGAAAGCGGGCAGCGTAGACCGACCTTCGCGCGACTGGTCGTCGGGTGCGACCGGGCGCGGGTGTCCCGTGAACCTCGAGGAGCGGCGCCATGAGCTTTCGGAAAACACCACGGGGTACGCGCGGTAAGCCCGCGATGACGGCCAATCCGGTCAGCCGGGCCGTGATGAAGGGGATGGAACGGTTCCATCATTGGCGCGGTGACCGATTCCAGGGCATGGATCTGCTGTATCTGACCACCGTCGGCGCGAAGTCGGGTGCACGACGCCGGGTGAGTGTGGCCCGGTTCCCCGACGAGAACGGCTGGCTGGTCGTGGCGTCGATGGCGGGCTCGCGCGACAATCCGGCGTGGTATCACAACATCGCCGCCCACCCCGACCAGGTGTGGGCCGAGGTGGGCGGGCGCGAATTCCCGGTGCGCGTCGAGCAACTCGAGGGTGCGGCGCGGGATGCGGCCTGGAACCGCATCTGTGTCGAACAACCGCGGTTCCACGGATACGAGCAGAAGACCGATCGGGTCATGCCCGTCCTGAAGCTCACCCCGAACGCCGACCAGCCGCCCGGACGCGGTCAGCCCAGATAGCGAACGATGTTCTCCGCCACGCAGGCCGGCTTGTCGGCGCCTTCGAGCTCGATGGTCACGGTGCGGACCGCCTGCACTCCGCCGGGGATGTCGTCGACCGAGTCCAGGCGCACGCGCGCCCGGATCCGCCCGCCCGCCGGCACCGGGGTGATGAAGCGAACCTTGTTGAGCCCGTAGTTGATTCCCATCCGGATGCCCGACACCGTGGTGGCCTCGTTGGCCAGCGGCACCAGCAGCGACAGGGTGAGGAATCCGTGCGCGATGGTACCGCCGAAGGGGCCCTGCGCCGCCTTGTCCGGGTCGACATGAATCCACTGGTGGTCACCGGTGGCCTCGGCGAACAGGTCGATGCGCTCCTGATCGATGCGCATCCAGTCGCTGGTGCCGAGTTCGGTGCCCACCGCCGCCCGGAATGCCTCCAGATCAGCGAAATCGGTCATGCGATTTCCCTTCGCGGTGTGTGCGCGTCGAGTACACGGTCCGACAATACCTTTCGGCCACCCGGCGCGATCGGGGCTCGCGAGCGGGCCGCGGCATCGCGTTCACAGCCCCATATCCTTGGCGATGATCATCTTCATGACCTCGCTGGTGCCGCCGTAGATGCGATTGACCCGGTTGTCCGCGTACAGCCGGGCGATCGGATATTCGTTGATGAAGCCGTATCCGCCGTGCAGCTGCAGGCAGCGGTCGATGACGCGAGCGGCGACCTCGGTGCAGAACAGTTTCGCCGAAGCGGCGTCGGCGGCGGACAGTTCCCCGGCGTCGAGCGCGTCCAGCCCCCGGTCGACCACGGCCTGGGCCGCGTCGACCTCGGCCCGGCATGCGGCGAGCTCGAATTTGGTGTTCTGGAATGTGGCCACGGGCTTGCCGAAGACAGTGCGCTGCTCGGTGTACTCCTGCGCGAAGCGGATCGCGGCCGCGGCCTGGGCGTACCCGCCGACGGCGATGGACAGCCGCTCCTGCGGCAGGTTCTGGCCGAGGTAGGAGAACCCCTTGTTCTCCTCGCCGAGCAGATCGGCGACCGGCACCCGTACATCGGTGAAGTTCAGCTCGGCGGTGTCGGAGGCCCGCAGTCCGAGCTTGTCGAGTTTTCGGCCGATGCCGAAGCCCGGCGAGGTGGTGTCGACGACCAGCAGCGAGATGCCGAAGCGCCGATCGTCGGCGCGCGGCGGCGCGGTACGCGCGCACACGATTACCCGGTCGGCATTCACCCCACCGGTGATGAAGGTCTTGGCCCCGTTCAGCACATAGTGCGTACCGTCCGCGGAAAGCTGTGCGGTGGTGCGCATTCCGGCCAGATCGGAGCCGGTTCCCGGTTCGGTCATGGCGATGGCGAACATGATCCGCCCGGCGGCGAAGCCGGGCAGCCACCGCTGCTTCTGCTCCGGGGTGGCGAGTTTCTTCAGATACGGCAGGCACAGCCCGACGTGCACGCTGGATCCGCCGAAAGATACTCCGGCACGGTTCATTTCCTCGATGACGACGGCCTGGAACTTGAACGAGTCGATACCCGCGCCGCCGTATTCCTCGGGCACCTCGATACCGAAGACGCCGAGTTCGGCCAATTTGCCATAGAACTCGCGCGGCACGATTCCGGCGTGGTACCAGTCGTCGAATACGGGCACCACTTCGGTTTCGATGAAGGTACGCAACGTCTTGCGGAACGCCTCGTGGTCGGCGCCGTAGCTGGTTCTGCGCATGATTGTTCTCCTGCTGGTGTCGTCTAGAGCCGGCGTCCGCCGTCGACGTAGATCGTCTGACCGGTGATGAACGAGGATTTCTCGGAGCTCAGGAAGGCCACCGCGTTCGCGATATCGGCCGGAAGCCCGACGCGGCGGACCGGGGTGACCGCCGCCGTTTTCGCCTGCAGCTCCTCGGGAGTCACTCCCACCCGCGCCGCGGTGGACGCGGTCATTTCGGTGACGATGAAACCGGGTGCGACCGCGTTGACGTTGATCCCGAACGGGCCCAGCTCGATGGCCAGCGTGCGGGTCAGGCCCTGGATGCCCATCTTGGCGGCGGAATAGTTGGCCTGGCCGCGGGTGCCGAGCGCGGACACGCTCGAGGTGTTGACGATAGCGCCGGAGCGGCGCGCCACCATGTGCCGTTGGGCCGCACGGCAACACAGGAAGGCACCGCGCAGATGGACCGACATGACCGTGTCCCAGTCGGCGGCCGACATCTTGAACAGCAGATTGTCCCGCAGCACGCCCGCGTTGTTGACCAGGATGTCGAGCGAGCCCAGGTCGGCGGCGACACGGTCGAATGCCGTGTCCACCGCCGCCTCGTCGGTCACATCGCAGGCCAGCGGGATTGCCACTCCCCCGGCGGCGGAGATGGACTCGGCGGTGGCCCGGCAGGCCTGCTCGTCGAGGTCGGCGACGGCGACGGCGACGCCGTCGGCAGCCAGGCGGGCCGCGGTGGCGGCGCCGATACCCCGGGCGGCCCCGGTGACGACGGCGACTCTGCGCTGATCTGTCATCTTTCCTCCTGCACGCGAATCCGCCGAGTACCGGATGCGCTTAACCGAACACTGTTAGGAACCTGCCGCCACGATAAACTAACAACGTTCGGTTCTTCAAGCCCCTCGGTGACCGGGGTGTAGTTTGACTTCGGCATCGGACAGATCTGCGCAGCGAAAGGAGGTGGCCGGTATGCCGCGACCCCGGGTACCGCTACTGAGCCGGGAGCGCATTCGCGACGCGGCCCTGGAGTTGATCGACCGCGACGGCCTGCCGGAGCTGTCGATGCGCAAACTGGCCGCCGAACTGGGCGTTCAAGCGGCCTCGCTGTACGGGCACTACCCCACCAAGGACGATCTGCTCGACGATATCGCCGGCGGCATCATGTCCGGTGTCGATGCCTCGGCCTTCGACACCGGCGACTGGCGCACCGGCCTGATCTTCTGGGCGCGCTCCTATCGCGCCGCCCTGGTCCGCCACCCCAACTTCGTCCCCTATCTCGCCACCGCGCCGGGAAAGAGCGACGCGGCGCTGCGGGCCGCCGATGCCGTCCACGGCGGGCTCGTGGGCGCCGGCTGGCCGCCCCGGCAGGCCACCATGATCGGCGCGGCGACCCGGTATGTGGTCATGGGCTCGACCGTCGGCTCGTTCTCCCGCGGCTTCGTCGACGACGTGCAGGTCTATCGTGACCGCTACCCCCACCTGGAACAGGCGCATCTGCTCCGTGCCAAGGCCGACGAAATCGATGCCGAGAGTTTCGAATTGGCGCTGGAGTCGTTCGTATCCGGTCTCGAGATCCGCTTCGCCGCCATCGAGGAGCGCCGGGCCCGCCGCCGCGAGAAATCGGGCGGGGCCTGATCACCACCGGACAGCAGATCACCCGGCGCCGATTCGGCGCCGGGTGATCTGCTGCGTCGCTGTGAATACCGTCAGATATCGGCGAATTCGGCGCGGACCTGATCCTCGGTCAGGCCGTAGTCGGCGAGGGAGTACCGGTGCGACGGTTTGCGGTCGCCGGATCTACTCTCCTCGTCGAGGGCCCGCATGGCCGAACGGGCTCCCTCGGTGTAGTCCAGTCCGAAGGTCGAGTAGATCTTCTCGACCGTGCCGAACGGGTCCGCGCGCAGATCGTCGAACTGGATGTCGAGGAACTGCGCGGGGTTGTAACGGGCTCGGGCCGTGGTGAATTCACGCAGTCCGCGGGTCCACAACTCGAGCTGGGTGCGGCCGATCGTCTCCCCGACGAAGGCGTTCGACCAGCCCTTGGTGGCCTGTTCGGACAGACTGCAGGAGGAGCCGACGATGGTCACCGGATCACGGTGGGTCTGGATGATCAGCGCATCCGGGTAGACCGACATCAACGCGTCCAGTGCGAACAGGTGGCTGGGGTTCTTGAGCACCCAGCGCCGATCGTCGCCGAGCCCGATCAGCTGCAGATTCTTGCGGTGGCGCTGATAGGCGTCGGTCCACTGCTGGGTCCGCAACCACGCCGAATACGTCGGCAGATAAGCCAGCGATTCGTAGGCGATGGACTTCACGGTCTGGCGCAGCAACTGCCAGCATTCCTCGACCTCGGCGGCACTCATGTAGTGCAGCCCCATGAATTCCGGATTGTCGATGTGATGCTGGGCGAACCCCGCGTCGATCTGCCGATAGACCGGATTGTCGGCCCACGTCTCGCGCGGCGGGCGCGGCTGCGGCAACTCGGTCAGCCACATCTCCAATGCCTGGTGCTGCGGATCGGCGGCCAGCAGCCGATGCAACGCCGTGGTTCCGGTGCGGGGCAGGCCGGTGACGAAGATCGGGCGGGAGATCGCGGTGTCGGCGTAGCCCGGATTGGCCCGCCACGACGCCTCGCTCAATGCCCGCGCGACCAGTGCGCCGCGCAGGAAGTAGCGGTTCATCTTGGAGCCGAGTTCGGTGAGATCGGCGTCGCGCCGATAGGAATCGAGCAGCACCCCGAGTGCTTCGAGGTAGTCGTCGGCGCCGAAGTCGGTGAGTCCACACGCCTTGGTGGCGGAGGCGTGCAGATCCTCGATGGTCCCGACGGTGGTACGAGCGGTCATTACGTGTCCTTACTCAAAGTTCTTGGCCCGCCTCGATTTTGGAGCGACGGGGGGAGGGAGCGCGGCGACTGACCGGAGGAGTGAAAAATCGAGGCACAGGGGGCCACGAACACGCGGTGCCGGAGGCTCCGCCGAGTCAACGGTGGTATTCACCGCAGTTGACGTCGAGGGTCTGGCCGGTGATGGCGCTGGCCCAGTCGGAGGCGAGAAAGACCACGGCCCTGGCGATCTCGTCCGGCTCGGGCAGGCGTTTCAGGTCCGAGCGCGATGCCGTCTGCTGATACACCTGGTCGACGGTGATCTCGTACTTCTCGGCGACTTCGCCGAAATACCATTTCAGCTGATCGGCCCAGATGTAGCCCGGCGCGACGCTGTTGACCCGGATCCCCTTGGCGCCCAATTCGGTCGCCAATGTCTGCGACATGGCCAGCAGCGCCGATTTCGCGACCTTGTAACTGCCGTAACGGGGTTCGGAGTGCCGCAGCACCGACGAGTTGATCATCACCACGGCGCCGCGGGTCTTGGCCAACTCGTCGGTGAAGGCCTGAGTGGCCCGCAGGGTGCCCAGCACCGTCAGGTCCAGGCTGTCGCTGATCTGCTGGAAGTCGGTGCGCTCCAGCGACTTCATCGACGGCATGGCGAAGGCGTTGTTGATCAGAGCGTCGACCCGGCCGAAGGTCTCGACCGTGCGCTCGACGAGAGTGACCACCGCGGTGTCGTCGGTGATATCGGTCGGCACGGTCAGGCTGGTTCCGCCGGCCGCCTCGATCTCGTCCGCCACCTCCCGCAGCCGGGATTCGGTGCGCGCCGCCAGCACCACCTTGGCACCGGCCGCGGCAGCCTGCACACACAGTGCCCGGCCGAGACCGGGGCCGACGCCGCTCACCACGACCACCTTGTCGGCCAGCAGACCGTTACCCGCGCTCATCCGAGCATCCGATCGGCGAAACCGCGCTGCCGGTCGGCGATGCGTTCGCGCCAGCCCTCGGCATCGATACGGTTGAGTTCGTAGTGCGGCAAGTGCGCGGCGACCTCGTCGAACGGCACCAGGGCGAACCGCGGCCCGTCCTCGGGAGTCAACTCGCGAGCGACGCGCTGCCACCGGAACTGCAGGATGCCGCGCCGGCGGCCGGTCGTCTCGACCCAGTTGGCGATACCGGGGTTTCGCGCCGAGACGACGAGCCGGATCATGCCGTCGGGATCGACCTGCGACTGCGCGCTGTTGAGGCTGGTCTGGTGGTTGACGTAGTCCAGTGAGATGTACCAGCGACTGCCGAGCTGGAAACCCTGGTACGGCGCGTCGGATTTCGGCACGGTGATGACCAGCGCCTGATCGTCGTCGAGATCGAAATGGCCGACCGAGGAGTACTGGGTGCTCAGCCCGCCGGGCGTCTTGCGCGGTTCGGTCAGGGTGTTCACCGGCAGGTCCAGATAGAACCACTTGGGGAAGTTGAACCAGGTGTGGATGCGCTGGACCAGTGCCCGCGCCGCGGCGCGATACCGCTTACGCAGCTGTTCGACACCGGGTGCGGCGGCGGCGGTGCCGACCGTGTCGACGCGCTCGATGCGGATGCTGCCCTTGGTCTCCGCGTTCCAGTCGCCGTACACCTCGCGTACCGCCAGCATCGAGGCGCCCTCGCCGAGCACGAAATAGTTCGGTCCGGCATCGGCCTTCGGCGGGCCGAAGCGCAGTTGATAGCTGCCGTCCTCGGCGATCTGCAAACGGCGGTCGTCGAAGGCGTCGTCACCGTTGGGCACATCGGTGGCGGTGTAGTCGCCACGCAGCACTTGGAAGCTCAGATCGACGGTGCTGCCGCGCACACCGGTGAGCAGATACTCCGCGCCGGGCTCGACATTGGCGTGGTAGTACAGCGTATCCGGGTTGTCCAGGCCCATCTTCGCGTGCGGTCCGGTGGAGCTCACGAAGTACGGGTGGCTGGTGCCGTGCGTGCCGGACAGCTGCAGGCAGGCCGCGATACTGCCGGCCAGGTAGTCGTACCCTTCGGCGAGGTCGGACTCGTCGTGGATGAAATCCGCTGCCGCGATCAGTTTCTCCGCCTCGGCGATCGCGGCGGTGAACGGCGCGGTGAGCGATGCGCCGCCCGGAAGCCCGTTCCCCGCCTGGGTTTCGGCTCCCGGTGATGATCCTGTCGATGTACTCATTGACGTCCTAGCGTGTTGTGCGGGCAGTGCTGACTGGGTTTCACAGTCTCAGTTCGCGGCGGATCAGGGCCGCGATTTCGGTGGGTGTGCCATGGTCGGGCGTGATCACCAGCTCGGCCTCCGCGGGCCGCTCGTAGGGCGAGTCGATCCCGGTGAACTCCGGCAACTGCCCGGCGCGGGCCTTGGCGTAGAGCCCCTTCGGATCCCGGCTCTCGCACACCTCGAGCGGGGTGTCGACGAAGATCTCGTGGAAATCCAAACCGCTCGCCGCGTGCACCCCGCGTGCCTGTTCACGCTGATCGGCGAACGGACTGATCACCGAGACGATCGCGATCAGGCCGGCATCAGCGAACAGCGAGGCGACCTGCGCCACCCGGCGGATGTTCTCGCGGCGGTCGTCGTCGGTGAACCCGAGGTCGGCATTGAGCCCGTGCCGCAGGTTGTCGCCGTCGAGCCGGTAGGCCGGTCGGCCCGCGGCCACCAGCTGTCGTTCCAACTCCACGGCGATGGTGGACTTTCCGGAGCCGGACAGCCCGGTCAGCCAGACCGTCGCCCCGGCGTGCGGGCGCTCACCGCGCCCGACCGACGAGCTGTGCCAGACGACGTCCTCGCGTACCACCGCCGGTGCCGCCGAGGTGCCGGGTGCGGCCTCGGGGCCGGTATCGCGGGCCAGGATCATCCCGGCGGCCACGGTCTGGTCGGTGGCCTCGTCGATCAGGATGAAACTGCCGGTGCGGCGATTGTCGCGATAGCTGTCGACCATCAGGGGCCGCTGGCTGCGCAGGGTGAGGCGGCCGATGTCGTTGAGCGCCAAGCCGTCCGCGTCGGTGACGCGGTGCAGGGTATTCACATCCAGCCGGTAGCCGAGGTCGTGGACCTGCACCCGGGTGGTCTGGGCGGCGGTGCGAATCGTGTAGCGCGCATCCGGGCGCAGTGCGGTGTCCTCGGAGAACCAGCACACCATCGCGTCGACCTCGGTGGCGATATGCGGCCGGTTACCCGGGCGGGCGAGCATATCGCCACGACCGACGTCGACCTCGTCGTCGAGCTCGACCGACACCGCCATCCCGGTGAAGGCCTCGTCCACCTTGACCCCGCCGGGGCCCCAGATCCGGGCGACCTGCGCCGACTTGCCGGACGGCAGCACCACCACCTCGTCACCGGGTTTGAAGATGCCGCCCGCCACGGTGCCGGCGTAGCTGCGATGCGCGGCATCGGCCGTATGCGGGCGGATGACGTACTGCACAGGCAACCGGGCGTCGATCAGATTGCGGTCGGAGGCGATGTGCACCTGCTCGAGGTGGCGCAGCAACGGCGGGCCCGGATACCACGGAGTGTGTTCGGAATCGGTCACCACGTTGTCGCCGTGCAGGGCCGACACCGGAACGAAGCTCAGATCGCCGACGTTGAGCTTGGCCGCGAAATCGGCGAATTCGGAACGGATCTCGTCGAAACGTTCGGCGGACCAGTCCACCAGGTCCATCTTGTTCACGCACACCACCAGGTGTGGCACCCCCAGCAGCGAGGCCAGAAAGGCGTGGCGGCGAGTCTGTTCCACGACCCCCTTGCGGGCATCGACCAGGATCAGCGCCAGGTCCGCGTTGGACGCGCCGGTCACCATGTTGCGGGTGTACTGCACGTGCCCGGGAGTGTCGGCGATGATGAACTTGCGCCGGGGCGTGGTGAAGTACCGATAGGCGACATCGATGGTGATGCCCTGCTCGCGTTCGGCACGCAGCCCGTCGGTCACCAGCGCGAGATCGGTGGCGCCGTCGCCACGCTGAGCGCTGGCGCGTTCGATGGCGGCCAGTTGATCGGAGAACAGATTCTTCGAGTCGTAGAGCAGCCGGCCGATCAAGGTGGATTTGCCGTCGTCGACGCTGCCCGCGGTCGCCAGGCGTAACAGATTGCGGCTCATCAGAAGTAGCCCTCCCGCTTGCGGTCTTCCATCCCGGATTCGGAGATGCGGTCGTCGGCGCGGGTGGCGCCGCGTTCGGTCAGCCGGGTGACCGCGGTCTCGGCGATCACGGCCGCCGGATTGTCGGCCTGGCTCTCGATGCAGCCGGTGCAGGTGGCATCACCGACGGTCCGGAAGCGCACGGTCGCGTCGAAGACCGGCTCACCGGCGCCCGGTGTGAGGAAGGGATTGGCGGCCAGGAGCATGCCGTCGCGCCGGAACACCGGGCGGCGGTGCGCGTAGTACAGCGGGGGCAGTTCGACCGCTTCCCGATCGATGTACTCCCAGATGTCGAGTTCGGTCCAGTTCGATAGCGGGAAGACCCGGATATGCTGGCCCGCACGGTGTTTGCCGTTGTAGAGGTTCCAGACCTCCGGCCGCTGCGCGCGCGGTTCCCAGGCGCCGAACTCGTCCCGGAAGCTGAACACCCGCTCCTTGGCGCGCGCCTTCTCCTCGTCCCGGCGCGCACCACCGAATACGGCGTCGAAGCGATGTTCGGCGATGCCGCGCAGCAGGGTCGTGGTCTGCAGCCGGTTGCGGCTCTCGCCCGCGCGCTCGACCACGCGACCGGCGTCGATATCGTCCTGCACCCGCGCCACCAGCAGCCGTGCTCCCAACCGGGCCGCTGTGCGGTCACGGAAGTCGATCACCTCGTCGAAATTGTGGCCCGTATCGACGTGCAGCAGCGCGAACGGCAGCGCCGCCGGCCAGAACGCCTTGCGCGCCAGCTCCAGCATGACCGCGGAGTCCTTACCGCCGGAGAACAGCAGCACCGGCCGTTCGAAGGTCGCCGCCACCTCTCGGAAGATGTGCACCGATTCGGCCTCGAGGGCCGACAGATGCGACAGCTCGTATCCCGTCCGCATCACATTCGCCTTGTCCGCGCCGATCCTCGTACCGAACCCTTCGCCGGGTTGCGGTGTCGAATATTCGACGCTATTGTTCGATATTGTGACACCGACGATAGGCGGGTGCACCGGCGCCGGTCAAGGCCGTCGTCTGCCATCGCCGATTTCGGCCGTCGTGAATGCCGGCCGGGGCGGCTACAGTGGCCGACGGCACGACCGAGAATCAGGAAAGGCGCCATGTCCGACAGCACCGATGTCGCCGCCGCTCCCGCCGTCTCCGCCGGGTCTCCGCCCACCCATCGCGTGGTGCGAGTGATCGAACTGCTCGCCCGCCGCCCGGCCGAGCACTTCTCACTGGCGCGCATCGTCCGCGAAACCGCGCTGTCCCGGGCGACCGCGCACGCGGTACTGGCCCAGCTGACCGCCGACGGCTGGACGGTGCGCGATCCCGATGGCAACTACGGACTCGGCCTCGGCTTGCTGACCGTGGCCCGGCGCGCCGAGACCGCGTTCCCGTTGCGCCGCCTGGCCACCGACGCGCTACGCGCACTCGCCTCCGACCAGGGATTTCCGGTATTCCTGGCCGAACGCGAGGGTGAGTCCATTCTGATCACCGAGGTGGTCGGCGACCCGTCACTGCCGTGGATCCGCACCGGCCGGCGACTGCCGCTCGCCCCGCCGGTGGCGCGCGAATTCACCGCGTGGGCACCGGCATCCGAACGCGCACGCTGGATCGCCGATGCCGATCCGGCACATCGGCAGCGCTTGGCCCAGGTCCTCGACGCGGTCCGCACCCGCGGCTATTCGGTCGAACGCCTCGCCGACGAATCCGTGCCGATGCTCGAAGCTCTCGCCTCCCTGCGTCATTCCCCCGTCACCGATCCGCTGCGCAACCGGCTCGGCGCGATGATCGCGGACCTGATCACCATCGACTATCTGCCCACCGAGCTCGGCGAGGACAACGCCGTGGTCACCGTCGCCGCCCCGATCTTCACCGCCGGAACCGTCACCGCGGCCATCGTCAGCTGTCCCGACGGCCACCTGTCGGCCACCGCCCTCGCCGGCCTCGGCGACGCCACCCGATCCGCGGCCGACAGGGTGAGCCGGGCGAGATCCGACCACATCGCACCGGAAAGTCCCGAGCGATGACAACTACTCACGCGTCGGCGGCGGCATGCTCCACGAGCCGTCCGGCCAGGGATCGAACCCGTACGCGTAGCTCCGCCGGCTCCTCGATGACGAACGGGCGGTCCAGGGCGGCGAGCAGCGGGGGTATCCAGTCGAGTTGCTCGGCGTGAATCCGGGCGCGCGTCCACTCGTGATCCGCACCGTCGGCGACCTCCAGTATCGCCACGGCGGGCGGGAAGACGGCGCGGACGGCGTCGGGACGGGCCCGGATACGTATCGACACCTCGTACCGATACGGCGCGCGCGCCAAACCGGCCTGCACCCATGCGACCGGATCGAAATCCGTTGGCACGTCGAATCTTCCGGCCACGGCTCGCAGCGCGGTGATCCGATCGATGCGAAAGGTGCGCACCTGACCGCTGGCCGAATCGGCGCCCGTCAGATACCACCGTCCCGAATGCGCGACCACGCCGTAGGGATCGACGACGCGCTCGCTGGGACGACCGTCACCGGATACGTAGGACAGCGCGACCGGGCGGCGGTCCCGGGCCGCCTCGGCCACGGCGAGCAGTAGCTCGGCCTCCGTCGGGCGGGACTCGCGTTCCGGTGCGGTGAAATCGGCGACGGCCAGCAGCGCGTCGAGGCGGCTCCCCAGCGCCTCCGGCAGCACCCGCCGGATTTTCGCCGTCGCGGCCTCGGCGGCCGCGACCGAGGTGGTGATCAGACCGGCCCGCCGGCCCGCCACCATCGCGAGCAGCACCGCCAGCGCTTCCTCGTCGGTGAGCATCAACGGCGGCATCCGATATCCCGGCGCCAGCCGGTAGCCACCGTAGCGACCGCGCACAGCATCGACCGGAATGCCGAGGTCGAGCAGGTGTTCGGCATAGCGCCGGACGGTGCGTTCGTCGACGTCGAGGCGGGTGGCGAGATCGGCGACGGTGCGGGTGCCGCCGCCCTGCAGGAGTTCCAGCAGGGCGAGGACTCGTGCGATCGGTCGGGTCACGCCGAAGTTTCTCATAATACCGGGCGGATTATGTCCGGTATTGCTTCTAGCGTGGGCGTCGGCCGCTCGGTTCCGGGCGGCGCCCAGCCATCGGAAGGACCTCTCGTGCGTTTCGCCTCCGTCCGCATCATCACCGGCGACATCATCCGCCTGGTCGATTTCTACGAGCAGGCCCTCGGCCTCGAACCGCGCTGGCGCGCCGCGCAATTCGCGGAGTTCCCCGGCCCGTCGTGCCTCCTGGCGATCGGCAGCGCCGAGACGATGGCCCTGTTCGGCGCCCCCGCCGCCGTTCCCGGATCGAATCGCACCGCCATCCTGGAATTCCTGGTCGGCGATGTGGACGCCGAGTATCGCCGGTTGTCGGGGCTCGCCACCGCACCCGAGATCGTGCAGCCTCCGGCAACCATGCCGTGGGGCAACCGCTCACTGCTGTTGCGCGACCCCGACGGCAATCTGGTCAACTTCTTCACCCCGCCGGCCGAGCCGGGACGCGCGTGACCCGCCCGGCCGTGCCGTACCGCGCCGGCCTGGGCGGCAGCGACGAGGTTCGATCGTGTGCCGA
The genomic region above belongs to Nocardia spumae and contains:
- a CDS encoding VOC family protein, encoding MRFASVRIITGDIIRLVDFYEQALGLEPRWRAAQFAEFPGPSCLLAIGSAETMALFGAPAAVPGSNRTAILEFLVGDVDAEYRRLSGLATAPEIVQPPATMPWGNRSLLLRDPDGNLVNFFTPPAEPGRA
- a CDS encoding helix-turn-helix transcriptional regulator — protein: MTRPIARVLALLELLQGGGTRTVADLATRLDVDERTVRRYAEHLLDLGIPVDAVRGRYGGYRLAPGYRMPPLMLTDEEALAVLLAMVAGRRAGLITTSVAAAEAATAKIRRVLPEALGSRLDALLAVADFTAPERESRPTEAELLLAVAEAARDRRPVALSYVSGDGRPSERVVDPYGVVAHSGRWYLTGADSASGQVRTFRIDRITALRAVAGRFDVPTDFDPVAWVQAGLARAPYRYEVSIRIRARPDAVRAVFPPAVAILEVADGADHEWTRARIHAEQLDWIPPLLAALDRPFVIEEPAELRVRVRSLAGRLVEHAAADA
- a CDS encoding helix-turn-helix domain-containing protein; translated protein: MSDSTDVAAAPAVSAGSPPTHRVVRVIELLARRPAEHFSLARIVRETALSRATAHAVLAQLTADGWTVRDPDGNYGLGLGLLTVARRAETAFPLRRLATDALRALASDQGFPVFLAEREGESILITEVVGDPSLPWIRTGRRLPLAPPVAREFTAWAPASERARWIADADPAHRQRLAQVLDAVRTRGYSVERLADESVPMLEALASLRHSPVTDPLRNRLGAMIADLITIDYLPTELGEDNAVVTVAAPIFTAGTVTAAIVSCPDGHLSATALAGLGDATRSAADRVSRARSDHIAPESPER